The Candidatus Paceibacterota bacterium genome includes the window GACACTCTCGCCGATTATGCGCGGTGGCAGTCAAGAGTACGGTTTACGACCAGGAACAGAGAACGTCCCACTTATTGTTGGTATGAAGGAAGCGCTTATTCGGGCCGCAGCAGATTACATCCACGAAAGCAAAGAGATCGGGGAGCTTCAAGAATACTTTTTTGCGCTTCTCGAGAAAGAGATCCCGCGATCGATCGTCAACGGTACCCGTGCGCACCGCTCACCAAGCAACGTAAACATCTCCATACCGGGTATTGATAACGAGTACCTTGCGGTCGCACTCGATGAGCATGGAGTTGCGGTTGCAACAAAAAGCGCATGCATTGGACACGGGACAGGGAAGCACTCGTATGTGGTTGCGTCGCTCTCAGGCGATGTCGAGCGGGCTGAAAGCGCGGTCAGATTCTCTCTTGGTCGAGGGGTTCGCAAGCGAGATATTGATCGCGTTGTTGCTATTCTTAAAGCAGAGGTGGCAAAGATTGACAGGCTTAAGTTGTAGTGTTACTTTGCAATCGGTAGATTCTCTCTCGGAGTATCTTCGATGGTGGCATCTCCTTGCGATGGTGATTGTGGTTCGGTATTATAGGAGCATATGGATATTGAGAGACTCACCAAAGCACAGATCGTCTTGCTAACGCTCCTCGTCAGCTTTGTGACATCTATTGCAACCGGTATTGTTACGGTGACACTCCTTGACCAAGCTCCTCCGGTGGTCACACAGACCATTAACCGCGTCGTTGAACATACAGTAGAGCGCGTTGTTCCCGGTGAGCAGACCGCGACCGTGATAACGAAAGAGAAGACAGTTGTGGTCAACGAAGACGACCTGATCACGCAGTCTATCGAGGAGAACACCGACAAGATCGTTAAGGTGTACCGAGAGACAGAGCTTGGCTCGGTGTACCTCGGTGCTGGTGCAATCGTGTCAAAGGACGGTGTGGTCGCAGCTGCAATCGATCGATCAATGCTTGGTGGAGGAACATTCTTTACAGTTGTCTTCGGAAACGGTAAGACCGCCAAAGGTGAATTGGTGCCGCCCGCTCAGGAGAAGCCAACAGCGCTCATTCGGCTCACATTTACTGAAGAGAACGGCGTGATTCCCGGAAGTATCAAGTATGGTGACATCAACTC containing:
- a CDS encoding serine protease gives rise to the protein MDIERLTKAQIVLLTLLVSFVTSIATGIVTVTLLDQAPPVVTQTINRVVEHTVERVVPGEQTATVITKEKTVVVNEDDLITQSIEENTDKIVKVYRETELGSVYLGAGAIVSKDGVVAAAIDRSMLGGGTFFTVVFGNGKTAKGELVPPAQEKPTALIRLTFTEENGVIPGSIKYGDINSLKLGQRVLTLYGKGRLSVETGIIAGLDEEETEIAKTEEEEGAQDAEPTIVSVLTAIETSMSGAHIERGGVLLNLYGEVVGISTARSRLGGGARFTPIQVVQSQIIELAAAEAAAAEGAEGSQ